From uncultured Methanobrevibacter sp., one genomic window encodes:
- a CDS encoding molybdenum cofactor guanylyltransferase, whose product MINKKKRSCILLCGGQSRRMGQDKGSMIIQNKPMINHVLSTLNNEINEVIIVLNNKDRINKYKTFIKNENYNYNIKFVEDEIKNIGPMSGLLTGLKHITSDYGLILPCDSPYITKNLIQTIFNEIDIKYQCIVPYHDIENKLKTSEPLHSIYNKNIIPEIENLISNDILHIKGLIKKIDAKFILIDNKKLLKKEFRNLNRPTDI is encoded by the coding sequence ATGATTAATAAAAAAAAACGTTCTTGTATTCTTTTATGTGGAGGACAAAGTAGAAGGATGGGACAAGACAAAGGATCTATGATTATTCAGAACAAACCTATGATTAATCATGTCCTTTCAACTTTAAATAATGAAATAAATGAAGTTATAATTGTTTTAAACAATAAAGACCGTATTAACAAGTATAAAACTTTCATTAAAAATGAAAATTATAATTATAACATAAAATTCGTTGAAGATGAAATAAAAAATATCGGACCAATGTCCGGACTATTAACTGGATTAAAACATATTACATCAGATTACGGATTAATATTACCTTGTGATAGTCCTTATATAACAAAGAATCTAATTCAAACTATTTTTAATGAAATAGATATAAAATATCAATGTATTGTACCTTACCATGACATTGAAAATAAATTAAAAACTAGCGAACCATTACATTCCATTTATAATAAAAATATAATTCCAGAAATCGAAAACCTAATTTCCAATGACATATTACATATAAAAGGATTGATAAAAAAAATAGATGCAAAGTTTATATTAATAGATAATAAAAAATTATTAAAAAAAGAATTTAGAAATCTTAATCGTCCAACAGACATTTAA
- the rrp42 gene encoding exosome complex protein Rrp42: MVEIVPEITKESITNLAINDKREDGRALDEYRNISIETNVISKAEGSARVKIGDTQVIVGIKPQIGAPFPDTPDLGVLMTNCEMLPMADPTFEPGPPSEDSIELARVVDRGIRESELVDLDKLCVEEGKHVWMLFIDLHIIDNCGNLFDACELAVMAALKSTKLPSASIVDDEVVLDKENTIDLPINNELSMCTFVKIADKLILDPTLNEEKVASARLNIGVTKEGRICAMQKGGDLPLTKDDIFYCVDKAISKTKELVKYL; the protein is encoded by the coding sequence ATGGTTGAAATTGTACCTGAAATTACAAAAGAAAGTATAACTAATCTTGCTATTAATGATAAAAGAGAAGATGGTAGAGCTCTTGATGAATATAGGAATATTTCTATTGAAACTAATGTGATCTCTAAAGCTGAAGGTTCTGCAAGAGTTAAAATAGGTGATACTCAAGTTATTGTTGGTATTAAACCACAAATTGGAGCTCCATTTCCAGATACTCCAGATTTGGGAGTTTTAATGACTAATTGTGAAATGTTACCAATGGCTGATCCTACTTTTGAACCAGGACCACCAAGTGAAGACTCAATTGAACTTGCACGTGTTGTTGATAGGGGAATTCGTGAAAGTGAATTGGTTGATTTGGATAAACTTTGTGTTGAGGAAGGTAAACATGTCTGGATGTTGTTTATTGATTTACATATTATAGATAACTGTGGAAACCTTTTTGATGCTTGTGAACTTGCAGTAATGGCTGCTTTAAAAAGTACTAAATTACCGTCTGCATCTATTGTTGATGATGAAGTAGTACTTGATAAAGAAAACACAATAGATTTACCTATTAATAATGAGTTAAGTATGTGTACTTTTGTTAAAATAGCTGATAAATTAATATTGGATCCCACTTTAAATGAAGAAAAAGTAGCTAGTGCTCGTTTGAATATTGGAGTAACTAAAGAAGGTAGAATCTGCGCTATGCAAAAAGGTGGAGATTTACCATTAACAAAAGATGATATATTTTATTGTGTTGATAAAGCAATTTCAAAAACAAAAGAATTAGTTAAATATCTTTAA
- a CDS encoding UbiX family flavin prenyltransferase, with amino-acid sequence MIVVGITGASGVIYGIKLLEALNKLNVENSLIISDAAKTVITHETDESIEDILNLTDNYYDFNDLTASINSGSFKFDGLAIVPCSMKTLSSIANGYASNTITRVADVSLKERRKTVIVPRETPLRSIHLENMLNLSKEGAVILPAMPGFYSNSDTVDDQINFIVGKILDSLNIENDIYKRWE; translated from the coding sequence ATGATAGTAGTTGGAATTACTGGAGCTAGTGGAGTAATTTATGGAATTAAATTACTTGAAGCACTAAATAAACTAAATGTTGAAAACAGCTTAATTATAAGCGATGCTGCTAAAACTGTAATAACTCATGAAACAGATGAATCTATTGAAGATATACTTAATTTAACCGATAATTATTATGATTTCAATGATTTAACAGCATCTATTAATAGCGGATCATTTAAATTTGATGGATTAGCTATTGTACCCTGTTCTATGAAAACATTATCTTCAATAGCTAATGGATATGCATCTAACACAATTACACGAGTAGCTGATGTAAGTTTAAAAGAAAGAAGAAAAACAGTTATTGTTCCTCGTGAAACTCCTCTTAGAAGCATACACTTGGAAAACATGTTAAATTTATCAAAAGAAGGAGCTGTAATTTTACCTGCAATGCCTGGATTTTACTCAAATAGTGATACTGTTGATGATCAAATCAATTTTATTGTTGGTAAAATCTTAGATTCTTTAAACATAGAAAATGATATTTATAAAAGGTGGGAATAA
- a CDS encoding S24/S26 family peptidase, with product MAKKCILAFIIIFILAIFIGIFLIDNNSVDVYIDGENITTSTHNSLGNNIDTDALNNAICNYTLQSMNQPNTNIDTLKSGINDICLKYGLDTDNIHIDSSLGKNSIPVIFQVDGTSMVPTLQDKQDVLVNKTQNVHVGDIVVANSSKYGNIIKRVDQVNNNQIHLVSDNKNVEITEINGVIYETKGISTWVDSSDIYGVVMKY from the coding sequence ATGGCTAAAAAATGTATTTTAGCTTTTATTATAATATTTATTCTAGCTATTTTTATAGGTATATTTTTAATAGACAATAATTCTGTTGATGTATATATAGATGGTGAAAATATTACAACTTCAACACATAATTCCTTAGGAAATAATATTGATACAGATGCTCTTAACAATGCAATTTGTAATTATACTCTTCAATCAATGAACCAGCCAAATACAAATATAGATACTTTAAAATCAGGAATTAACGATATCTGTTTAAAATATGGTCTTGATACTGATAATATTCATATTGATTCTTCATTAGGTAAAAATAGCATCCCAGTTATATTTCAAGTCGATGGAACTTCAATGGTTCCAACCCTGCAAGATAAACAAGATGTTTTAGTTAATAAAACTCAAAATGTTCATGTAGGCGATATTGTTGTTGCTAATTCTTCTAAGTATGGAAATATAATAAAAAGAGTTGATCAAGTTAATAATAATCAAATTCATCTTGTAAGTGATAATAAAAATGTTGAGATTACCGAAATAAATGGTGTGATATACGAAACAAAAGGAATAAGTACATGGGTTGATTCCAGTGATATTTATGGTGTGGTTATGAAATATTAA
- the rrp41 gene encoding exosome complex exonuclease Rrp41: protein MMSEMIREDGRKYNELRPIKIEVGVLERADGSAYLEVGGNKILVAVYGPRESYIRRLLEPNTGVIRCRYNMAPFSVDDRKRPGPDRRSSEISKITADALRPALMLENYPRSMIDIYIEVIEAEGGTRCAGITAASVALVDAGIPMKDIVVGCAAGKVNDEIVLDLSEVEDKEGQADVPIAMMPRTGEITLLQSDGDLSQEEFEKAIDLAMEGCRKVNEIQKEALMKKYSAEMSD, encoded by the coding sequence ATAATGTCTGAAATGATAAGAGAGGATGGTAGGAAGTATAATGAGTTACGTCCTATAAAAATTGAAGTAGGAGTTCTTGAACGTGCAGATGGGTCTGCTTATTTGGAAGTTGGTGGAAATAAGATTTTAGTAGCAGTGTATGGTCCTAGGGAATCTTATATTAGAAGATTACTTGAACCGAACACTGGTGTAATAAGATGTAGATATAACATGGCTCCTTTTTCTGTTGATGATAGAAAAAGACCTGGTCCAGATAGGAGATCTTCTGAAATTTCTAAAATTACTGCAGATGCATTAAGACCAGCTTTAATGTTAGAAAATTATCCAAGATCAATGATAGATATTTATATAGAAGTAATTGAAGCTGAAGGTGGAACACGTTGTGCTGGAATTACTGCAGCTTCTGTTGCACTTGTTGATGCAGGAATACCTATGAAAGATATTGTTGTAGGTTGTGCTGCAGGTAAAGTAAATGATGAAATTGTTCTAGACTTATCTGAAGTTGAAGATAAAGAAGGTCAGGCGGATGTTCCTATAGCTATGATGCCAAGAACTGGTGAAATTACTTTATTACAAAGTGATGGTGATTTATCTCAAGAAGAATTTGAAAAAGCAATTGATTTAGCTATGGAAGGATGTAGAAAAGTAAATGAAATCCAAAAAGAAGCTTTGATGAAAAAATATTCTGCTGAGATGAGTGATTAA
- a CDS encoding HD domain-containing protein has product MGEKKKFIRDSVYGDISLNKFEEKVMDTPQFQRLRKIKQLGLINLVYPGANHTRFEHSIGTMNLGSKLSNELELNNDEIELVRISALLHDIGHGPFSHVSEGVLSFPHEKLTEYVISKTSLKDVLDEKFDINEINRIISGEGKLGPIVSGELDVDRMDYLLRDSYNTGVAYGVIDYERIISNLKLTKNLVLDIKGVQAAEGALVSRYFMYPSVYQHHTTRIVNSMFRRGLKKLIASNEIKETDMYKYDDVDMVSIYRNSENPFVKDMITRLDNRNLLKRVKVIRLENFKNPERLYKISQETLRKAEEEIAYDFDMDKDYVTINIAEYPRFDEMKTQVSVDGKLYPLTKISNIVGALSKARFNIPDISVYVPKEDKPKFEKLKLENYLDLPEINKEKSQGIHYDQIKLF; this is encoded by the coding sequence ATGGGTGAAAAAAAGAAATTTATTAGAGATAGTGTCTATGGAGACATTAGCTTAAACAAATTTGAAGAAAAAGTAATGGATACACCTCAGTTCCAACGTTTAAGAAAAATTAAGCAATTAGGATTAATTAATCTAGTTTATCCTGGTGCAAATCACACCCGTTTTGAACATTCAATTGGAACAATGAATCTTGGATCAAAACTATCTAATGAATTAGAATTAAACAATGATGAAATAGAACTCGTTAGAATATCTGCACTACTTCATGACATTGGACATGGTCCATTTTCACATGTATCTGAAGGAGTATTATCTTTTCCTCATGAAAAATTAACAGAATATGTCATATCTAAAACTTCACTAAAAGATGTTTTAGATGAAAAATTTGATATAAATGAAATCAACAGAATAATTTCTGGAGAAGGAAAACTAGGACCAATAGTATCTGGAGAATTAGATGTAGACAGGATGGATTATCTTTTAAGAGATTCATATAATACAGGAGTAGCTTATGGAGTTATTGATTATGAAAGAATAATTTCTAATTTAAAGCTAACTAAAAACTTAGTACTAGATATAAAAGGAGTTCAAGCTGCTGAAGGAGCATTAGTATCAAGATATTTCATGTACCCTAGTGTATATCAACATCATACAACCCGAATTGTTAATTCAATGTTTAGAAGAGGGTTGAAAAAATTAATAGCTTCAAATGAAATAAAAGAAACTGACATGTACAAATATGATGATGTAGATATGGTTAGTATTTATAGAAACAGTGAAAACCCTTTTGTAAAAGATATGATTACTCGACTTGATAACAGAAATTTACTTAAAAGAGTAAAAGTTATTAGGTTAGAAAACTTTAAAAATCCTGAAAGATTATATAAAATTTCACAAGAAACTTTAAGAAAAGCTGAAGAAGAAATAGCTTATGATTTTGATATGGATAAAGACTATGTAACTATTAACATAGCAGAATACCCTCGTTTCGATGAAATGAAAACTCAAGTAAGTGTTGATGGAAAATTATATCCTTTAACTAAAATTTCAAATATTGTTGGAGCATTAAGTAAAGCAAGATTTAATATCCCTGATATTAGTGTTTATGTTCCAAAAGAAGATAAACCAAAATTTGAAAAACTTAAGTTAGAAAATTATCTTGATTTACCTGAAATTAACAAAGAAAAATCTCAGGGCATTCATTACGATCAAATTAAACTATTTTAG
- the cbiT gene encoding precorrin-6Y C5,15-methyltransferase (decarboxylating) subunit CbiT, producing the protein MLDDMDFIKSCEVPGPTKEAIRAIILYKSNVTSNDYVVDIGCGTGGLTCEFAQRAKQVTSIDTNPEAITITKKNLDKFNLSDNVELINDSGSNALTNINNIDIAMIGGSGRELEEILDIVDSKLNHKGRIIISAILVDTKIEAINKLKELNYNPKIIEVNIAKGRVLDRGVMMMSENPIAIISASKR; encoded by the coding sequence TTGTTAGATGATATGGATTTTATTAAAAGTTGTGAAGTTCCAGGACCTACTAAAGAAGCTATTAGAGCAATTATCTTATACAAATCAAATGTTACATCCAATGATTATGTAGTGGATATTGGTTGTGGAACTGGAGGACTTACCTGTGAATTTGCCCAAAGAGCTAAACAAGTAACTTCAATTGATACAAACCCAGAAGCTATAACTATTACTAAAAAAAATCTAGATAAATTTAACTTAAGTGATAATGTAGAATTAATAAATGATTCTGGAAGTAATGCATTAACAAATATCAATAATATAGATATAGCAATGATTGGAGGAAGTGGCAGAGAACTTGAAGAAATTTTAGATATTGTAGATTCTAAACTAAATCACAAAGGTAGAATCATTATTAGTGCCATTCTTGTTGATACTAAAATAGAAGCTATAAATAAATTAAAAGAATTAAATTATAATCCTAAAATCATAGAAGTTAATATTGCAAAGGGAAGAGTTCTTGATCGTGGAGTCATGATGATGAGTGAAAACCCGATAGCTATTATCAGCGCAAGTAAAAGATAA
- a CDS encoding ammonium transporter yields MDIFSAGDTAWILICSLLVLLMSIPAVAFFYGGLSKRKNVLNTMFLTFIAFSIISVIWVVFGYQFAFGTPSLGGFIGSPAHFFLSGIGLDDLNGTIPTLLFVMFQLAFAGLTAALISGGVVGRMKTKAWVIFVPIWACLVYIPIAHWVWGGGWLMNMGALDFAGGTVVHINSGVSALAVALVLGKRKDISLLPHNLGYAVLGAALLWFGWMGFNGGSGLGANGLAANAILVSNVAAAVALIVWTLLDTIIVGKPTVLGAISGGVAGLVAITPAAGFVDIPGAIIIGAVAPLVSYFAVYYLKSKLGYDDALDVFGIHGMSGIWGAIATGIFAAPYINEAAGLLYGNPYQVVIQIISVVVTIVYAFVVSYVIAKVIDKAMGGIRVEDEDEVAGLDAKLHEESAYNLN; encoded by the coding sequence ATGGATATATTTAGCGCAGGAGATACAGCTTGGATTCTTATTTGTAGTCTTTTAGTACTTTTAATGAGTATTCCTGCTGTTGCATTTTTTTATGGTGGTTTAAGTAAACGTAAAAATGTCTTAAATACAATGTTTTTAACATTTATTGCATTTTCAATTATAAGTGTTATTTGGGTTGTATTTGGTTATCAATTTGCCTTTGGAACGCCTTCATTAGGAGGATTTATTGGAAGTCCAGCTCATTTCTTCTTAAGTGGAATTGGGCTTGATGATTTAAATGGAACTATTCCAACATTATTGTTTGTCATGTTCCAACTTGCATTTGCGGGTTTAACAGCAGCATTGATTTCTGGTGGTGTTGTTGGAAGAATGAAAACAAAAGCTTGGGTAATTTTTGTCCCGATTTGGGCTTGTCTTGTTTACATCCCTATTGCTCACTGGGTATGGGGTGGAGGATGGTTAATGAATATGGGAGCACTTGATTTTGCAGGTGGTACTGTTGTACACATTAATTCAGGGGTTTCTGCATTAGCTGTTGCACTGGTATTAGGTAAAAGAAAAGATATTTCATTATTACCACATAACTTAGGGTATGCAGTATTAGGAGCAGCTCTTTTATGGTTCGGATGGATGGGATTCAATGGTGGATCCGGTTTAGGTGCAAATGGTCTTGCAGCAAATGCAATTTTAGTATCAAATGTTGCAGCTGCAGTAGCTTTAATTGTTTGGACTTTATTAGATACAATTATTGTTGGTAAACCAACTGTTCTTGGTGCAATATCTGGAGGAGTTGCAGGTTTAGTAGCTATCACTCCTGCAGCAGGATTTGTAGATATTCCTGGAGCAATAATAATTGGTGCAGTAGCTCCTTTAGTATCATACTTCGCAGTTTATTACTTAAAATCAAAACTTGGTTACGACGATGCATTAGATGTATTTGGAATACATGGTATGTCTGGTATATGGGGAGCAATTGCTACTGGTATCTTTGCAGCACCATATATTAATGAGGCAGCAGGATTATTATATGGAAACCCATATCAAGTTGTAATACAAATAATAAGTGTAGTAGTTACTATTGTATATGCATTTGTAGTAAGTTATGTAATAGCTAAAGTTATTGACAAAGCTATGGGTGGTATCAGAGTAGAAGATGAAGATGAAGTTGCAGGATTAGATGCAAAACTTCACGAAGAATCTGCATACAATTTAAACTAG
- the sucD gene encoding succinate--CoA ligase subunit alpha translates to MILLDNNTKCLVQGITGKQGSFHTEQMLEYNTNILAGVTPGKGGQEFLGIPVFNSIEEAKEETGVNSSIIFVPAKFAKDAAFESIKHLDLVVIISEHIPVHDSLKIMSYAEEMGTTVIGPNTPGIISPGVGKLGIMPTHIFEEGNVGVISRSGTLTYEVASQLTRGGIGQSTCVGIGGDPVIGTNYIDVLKKFEEDDGTDAIVLIGEIGGNAEENAAEFIKDNISKPIVSYIAGRTAPPGKRMGHAGAIIHGSSGTAESKIKALTNAGVSVAKMPSEIVDLVRKSI, encoded by the coding sequence ATGATTTTATTAGATAATAATACAAAATGTTTAGTTCAGGGGATTACTGGAAAGCAAGGGTCTTTTCACACTGAACAAATGTTGGAATATAATACAAATATTTTAGCAGGTGTAACTCCTGGAAAAGGAGGTCAGGAATTTTTAGGAATTCCAGTTTTTAATTCAATTGAAGAAGCTAAAGAAGAAACTGGTGTTAATTCTTCAATTATTTTTGTACCTGCAAAATTTGCAAAAGATGCAGCATTCGAATCTATAAAACATTTAGATTTGGTTGTTATCATTTCAGAACATATTCCAGTTCATGATAGTTTAAAAATAATGAGTTATGCTGAAGAAATGGGAACTACAGTTATAGGGCCTAATACTCCAGGAATTATTTCTCCAGGAGTTGGTAAATTAGGAATTATGCCAACACATATCTTTGAAGAAGGTAATGTTGGAGTAATCTCAAGAAGTGGAACTTTAACTTATGAAGTAGCCAGCCAACTTACTCGTGGTGGAATTGGTCAAAGTACTTGTGTAGGTATTGGTGGAGACCCTGTAATTGGTACAAATTATATTGATGTTCTTAAAAAATTTGAGGAAGATGATGGTACTGATGCTATTGTATTAATTGGTGAAATTGGAGGTAATGCTGAAGAAAATGCAGCAGAATTTATTAAAGATAACATATCTAAACCAATTGTTTCATATATTGCAGGTAGAACTGCACCGCCTGGTAAAAGAATGGGACATGCAGGGGCAATTATTCATGGAAGCTCAGGTACTGCTGAAAGTAAAATTAAAGCATTAACTAATGCTGGTGTAAGTGTAGCTAAAATGCCGTCTGAAATTGTAGATTTAGTAAGGAAGTCAATTTAA
- the aroD gene encoding type I 3-dehydroquinate dehydratase, with the protein MYSQTKIAIPIFQQKKENVITVAKDCIKKGADVLEFRIDALNNPNFKDIKEIIEEINFPMIATNRITSEGGSFKGSEEERIDILLKCAPLVDYVDIELQSDEKYIKQIHDTGVNTIISYHDFNKTPDLDEIMYIVEKEQKLGDIAKVAFMPENLDDTLKILAILSHCENTIAISMGDLGSYTRVMASKFDSPITFAAGTDVTAPGQIDIETMKSLLNMDLDFIE; encoded by the coding sequence ATGTATTCACAAACTAAAATAGCAATACCCATTTTCCAGCAAAAAAAAGAAAATGTAATTACAGTAGCTAAAGATTGTATTAAAAAAGGTGCAGATGTACTTGAATTTAGAATAGATGCACTTAATAATCCTAATTTTAAGGATATTAAAGAAATTATTGAAGAAATTAATTTTCCAATGATTGCTACTAATAGAATTACATCTGAAGGTGGGTCATTTAAAGGATCTGAAGAAGAAAGAATTGATATTTTATTAAAATGTGCTCCTTTAGTTGATTATGTGGATATTGAACTTCAAAGTGATGAGAAATACATAAAACAAATCCATGATACTGGAGTTAACACAATTATATCTTATCATGATTTTAATAAAACTCCAGACCTTGATGAAATCATGTATATTGTTGAAAAGGAACAAAAGCTTGGAGACATAGCTAAAGTAGCATTTATGCCTGAAAATTTAGATGATACTTTAAAAATATTAGCTATTCTTTCACATTGTGAAAACACAATAGCTATTTCAATGGGAGACTTAGGTAGTTACACTAGAGTTATGGCTTCTAAATTTGATTCCCCAATTACTTTCGCTGCAGGAACTGATGTAACTGCACCTGGACAAATTGATATTGAAACTATGAAATCATTATTAAATATGGATTTAGATTTTATAGAATAG
- a CDS encoding DUF116 domain-containing protein — translation MKLLDFIYTLLGQGIIFIIILIIILFIIAITLGKILLKKNIILFPRFILFVVDVFYSPFKTIARLLKIDDTIIDNISIEVRNDANKEKFKKIPAEETLIFLPHCLRHRDCQAALQKEGVICTECGKCSIGVIKKKADKLGYNLYIVPGSSFVKKIAKENNFKAIIGVACHEDLNQMMMLLSDFCPQGVLLSKTGCFETKVDIKKVFEKLNSKY, via the coding sequence ATGAAACTCTTAGACTTTATTTATACATTATTAGGACAAGGAATAATCTTTATAATCATATTAATTATAATATTATTCATAATAGCTATTACATTAGGGAAAATATTACTTAAAAAAAATATAATCCTTTTTCCAAGATTTATTCTATTTGTTGTAGATGTATTCTACTCCCCATTTAAAACAATAGCTAGATTATTAAAGATAGATGATACTATCATCGATAATATAAGCATAGAAGTTAGAAATGATGCAAATAAAGAAAAATTTAAAAAAATACCTGCTGAAGAAACTTTAATATTCTTACCTCATTGTTTAAGACATAGAGACTGTCAAGCAGCTCTTCAAAAAGAAGGAGTAATTTGTACAGAATGTGGTAAATGTTCTATTGGAGTTATCAAGAAAAAAGCAGATAAATTAGGTTATAATTTATATATTGTTCCAGGATCAAGTTTTGTTAAAAAAATAGCTAAAGAAAACAATTTCAAAGCAATAATTGGAGTAGCTTGTCATGAAGACTTGAATCAAATGATGATGTTGCTTTCTGACTTTTGTCCACAAGGAGTTTTACTCTCAAAAACTGGGTGTTTTGAAACAAAAGTAGATATTAAAAAAGTATTTGAAAAATTAAATTCCAAATACTAA
- the hmgA gene encoding hydroxymethylglutaryl-CoA reductase (NADPH) codes for MNSKEIIDKLLNGEMKLYQVDKHVSPKEATDIRREFIEKKTNCELSHMANYSLDMEKASARNIENPIGIIQLPVGVAGPLKINGDYCNREVYVPLATSEGALVASINRGSSSITASGGVNVHVISDIMTRAPVIKTPSASDALKIKQWFTDNFKELKEIAEFTTSHGKLLKIDPILIVGTYVYPRFVYSTGDSMGMNMVTIASEKILDKLANETNGRHIALSGNVCVDKKAAAINMIEGRGKSIVADILIPEEIVNKKLKTTAEAIEEVNVAKNLIGSAAAASMSYNAHYANMIAAIFLATGQDVAHVVEGSIGITTAENRNGDLYFSVNLPDVPVATVGGGTSLETANEGLNILGVAGSNKAKEFAEIVGATVLAGELSLIGALAAGHLARAHKELGRG; via the coding sequence ATGAATTCTAAAGAAATTATTGATAAATTATTAAATGGTGAAATGAAGTTATATCAGGTAGATAAACATGTTTCACCAAAAGAAGCTACAGATATTAGAAGAGAATTTATAGAAAAGAAAACTAATTGTGAATTATCACATATGGCTAATTACTCTTTAGATATGGAAAAAGCATCTGCAAGAAATATTGAAAATCCTATTGGGATAATTCAACTTCCTGTAGGTGTAGCTGGACCATTAAAAATTAATGGTGATTATTGTAATAGGGAAGTTTATGTTCCTTTAGCTACTTCTGAAGGAGCACTTGTTGCATCAATTAATAGAGGTTCTTCATCCATAACTGCTTCTGGAGGAGTAAATGTCCATGTTATTTCAGATATTATGACTAGGGCACCAGTGATTAAAACACCTTCTGCATCTGATGCTTTAAAAATTAAACAATGGTTTACTGATAATTTCAAGGAGCTTAAAGAAATTGCAGAGTTTACTACTTCACATGGTAAACTTTTAAAAATTGATCCAATATTAATTGTTGGAACTTATGTTTATCCACGTTTTGTTTACTCCACTGGAGACAGTATGGGTATGAATATGGTCACTATTGCTTCAGAAAAAATATTAGATAAATTAGCTAATGAAACTAATGGAAGACATATTGCATTAAGTGGAAATGTTTGTGTTGATAAAAAAGCTGCTGCAATTAATATGATTGAAGGAAGAGGTAAAAGTATTGTTGCAGATATTTTAATTCCTGAAGAAATAGTAAATAAAAAACTTAAAACAACTGCTGAAGCTATTGAAGAAGTAAATGTTGCTAAAAATTTAATTGGGTCTGCAGCTGCTGCTTCCATGTCATATAATGCTCATTATGCAAATATGATTGCAGCTATATTTTTAGCAACAGGTCAAGATGTAGCTCATGTTGTAGAAGGATCAATAGGCATTACAACAGCTGAAAACAGAAATGGAGATTTGTATTTTTCAGTGAATTTACCTGATGTGCCAGTAGCTACTGTTGGTGGTGGAACAAGTTTGGAAACAGCTAATGAAGGTTTAAATATTCTTGGTGTTGCAGGTTCAAATAAAGCTAAAGAATTTGCTGAAATTGTTGGAGCTACTGTTTTAGCAGGAGAATTATCATTAATTGGTGCATTAGCTGCAGGACATTTAGCTAGGGCTCATAAAGAACTTGGAAGAGGATAA
- a CDS encoding P-II family nitrogen regulator yields MKSIVAIIRQEKYQDVKNELTAVGCQGMNVSEIKGRGSQKGIKESYRGSSYCIDLIPKTRIEIVTKDEGVDTIVKAIQKGAKTGNIGDGKIFIYPIENVIRIRTGEEGDGAV; encoded by the coding sequence ATGAAAAGTATTGTTGCAATTATTAGACAAGAAAAATATCAGGACGTTAAAAATGAGCTTACTGCGGTAGGCTGTCAAGGTATGAATGTTTCTGAAATTAAAGGAAGGGGTAGTCAAAAAGGTATAAAAGAATCTTACAGGGGATCTAGTTACTGTATTGATTTAATCCCAAAAACACGTATTGAGATTGTTACAAAAGATGAAGGTGTAGATACTATTGTTAAAGCTATCCAAAAAGGAGCAAAAACTGGTAACATCGGTGATGGTAAAATCTTCATTTATCCAATTGAAAATGTAATAAGGATTAGAACTGGTGAAGAAGGAGATGGTGCTGTATAA